Below is a genomic region from Catenuloplanes atrovinosus.
GGCCGCGCGGTCGTCAACTTCGGCAGCGGCAGGTGCGTCGACGTGCCGGACAGCGACGCCTCCACCGGCCGCGCGATCCAGCTGTGGGACTGCAACGGCACGGCCGGGCAGACGTTCGAGCTGACCGCGGACGGCCGGCTGCGCGCGCTGGGCCGCTGCCTGGAGGTGACCGGCGACGGGGACGGCAGCACGCTGCGGATCGCCGCCTGTGACGGCGCGTGGGACCAGATCTTCACGCTCAACGCGGTCGGCGACCTGGTCAACGTGCGTGCCGATCGGTGCGTGGACGTGATGGACGGCAACACCGGCAACGGCGCGCTGCTTCAGATCTGGCAGTGCAACGGCGGCACGCACCAGAAGTGGTACGTCGGATAGCCGCAGGTCGGCGGGCTGTTGTAGCCGCCGCCGGCCGCTAGACTCCGCTGGCGATACGTAGCGGAGAGGCAGGTCGATGGCGCCGGACATTCCGTACCGGGTGGTTCGAGAGCTCGGCTCGTGCGACGTCGGCACCGTGTGGTCGGCCGTCGACGAGGAGCGCGGCGTCCCGGTCACCGTGGCGGTGCTGACCGCGCAGGCCGCGGCCGACCAGCGCTGGCGGGACGCGTTCGCCGGGCACGCCGGCGCGGTCGGTGGCTCCCGATACGTGAACGCCGGCTTCACCGCCGCGGTGCCCTGGGTCGCGTTCGACGGCGACGCGGATCAGCCGGGCGCGGAGCGCGTCTTCGCCTCGCTCGGCCGCACCTACACGCCGGCCGCCGCGTTCGGCACGCCGGTCTCGGGGTCGGTGGCGGACACCGGCATGGAGCTGGGCGACGACCCGTTCGGCCTGGGCGGCGACGCGCCCCGGCGTCCCTACTTCGGCGAGGGCGCCCAGGATCCGTACGCCGAGAATCCTCCCGCCTCCCGCCGCAACCGGCTCTGGATCGGCGTGGCCGCCGGCGTCGCCGTCCTGCTGGTCGGCGTCGGCGTGGCGGTCGGCGTCACCCGGCCCGGCGACGACACCGGTGGCGACCCGGAGGCGGCCGGGACCGTCGCCGCGCCCCTGCCGGCGACCACGCCGGCCGGTTCGCCCTCCGCGTCCGCGTCCCCCGGCTCGCTCAACGCCACCTCGCTGACCGGGTCCGTCACCCCCTCGCCCGCCGCACCGTCCGCACCCGCACCCACCGGAGCCGCCGCACCGACCGGCGGGAACGCGCCCGCACCGGCCACCTTCACGGTGCCGGCCCGCGCGGTCCGGCCGGGCATCGAGCCACCGTTCGGCGGCACCTGGCCGGCGGAGTGGCCGAAGTACGGCAGCGGCGACCCGACGAAGGTGGTCTCGCTGCCCGGCCTGGGCTTCGGCGTGCGGATGCCGTCCAACTGGCAGTGCAAGGCCGGCGGTGCCGGACACGTCTGCGGCTACGTGGAGAACGGCACGCTGGTCGCGGGCGGCGAGATCATCGCCCGGGACTGCGGCTCACCCTGCGACGACGCCCGCCGCACCGCGCTGCGCGGCACCGAGGACGCGTTCGGCGCGCAGTGGCGGAAGGCGGGCGGCAACACCACGATCGCGGAGACCCAGAATCTCGACGGCACCTCCGGGTACGGCCTCGTGGTGATCGGCTACTACCGTGCCGGCTCGGTCGACCGTCAGGTCGTGCTGCGGATGACCGCGGACATCGCCTGGAACGACGAGTTCCGGCGGATCGCGAACAACATCCGCGACTCCACCGGGATCTGACGACCGTTACTGTGACCGTCGTCGGCGTCTTCGATCCACGGAAGAACGGAACAACGACACAGACATGGCCACGGTACGTCTGAGCGCGCTGACCCGCCGCGTGGTGGACCGCCCCTCGACGGTGGTGCTGTCGGCCGTCGTCCTCACGCTCGGTGTCGTCCCGTCGGCGATGCCGGGCGCGGTCTGGGCGTACGCCGTCGCGCTCCTCGCCGCGGCCGCGGTGATGGCCGTGCGCATGCCGCGCCGGCTGGTCGGCGGCCTGCTCCCCTGGCTCCCGCTGGCCGCCTGGCTGGGCGTGGCGCTGCTGGTCCTGGGCCGGTTCTCGTTCACCGGCGCGCTGTACCTGGGCCTGGCCGGGCTGAGTTTCGCGGTCGGCTGGGCCGCCGCTCAGGTGCGCCTGTTGCGCCACGACGGCGACCGCCGCCCACCGGCCCTGGCCTGGGCGTTCGCGCTGATCGTCTGGGCGCAGCCGCCGATCGTCGCGCTCACCGGCGCGCCCGGCGGCCTGTTCCTGCTCTGCGGCCTGTGCGCGCTCACGCTGCCGCGCGCCCGCTGGTGGACCTGGGCCACGCTGACCGCCGCGCTCGTCGGCACCGGGCTGGCCCGAAGCTGGTCCCTGCTCGCCGCGACGTTGGTCATGGTCGCGCTGTACGTGCTGCTGGAGCTGCTGTCCGGGCACCGCCGGCGCGGCAGCGCGGCGCTTCTCGGCCTCGCGGTCGCGCTCGCCGCCGTCGCGGTCCCGTGGCTGCTCACCCGGCCCGCCACGGAGCCGGCCGGGCTGCCGGCCGACGCCCACCCGCTGGTCGGCGCCGGAGCCGGCGCGCTGGCGGGCACCGCCGACGTGCACAACGTGGTGGTACGCGGCGCGGCCGAGCTCGGCGTCGCCGGCGCGCTGCTGCTCTGGGCGCCGATCGTCCTGGTCCTCATCGCCGCGGTACGGCGCACGTGGCTCACCCGGGGCGCGGACCTGCCGGCCCGGCTGCTGGTCAGCGTCGCGCCGGGCGCGGCCCTGGCGGGCGTCACCGGCTGGGACCCGTATCTACTGGTCCTCACGCTGCTGGTCGGCTATTTCGGCGCCCAGATCGACATCGCCGCGCCCAACCCGCTGTCCGCGATCTCCCGCGCCGCCGTGCTCCCAGCACACACCACAGCACCTCCGGCCACCGACACGCAACCTCTCTCCCACGATCCGGAGACGGACGCCCCGGACGGATCCGCCGTCACGAACTCGGAGCGCGTTCCCCCGGCTCCCGGCGATCTTGCAGACGAGTTTCCCACCCACGACACGGACACCACCCTGGACGCCGCCGCGGACGCGGATACCGCCGCGGACGCGGACGCCGTCGCGGACGCGGATACCGCCGCGGACGCGGATACCGCCGCGGACGCGGATACCGCCGCGGAAGAGGAGGGGGCCGCAGACCCGGATGCCGCCGCACGCCCGCAGGCCGCCGCGGACGCGGATGCCGTTTCCCGAGCGACCGCGGAGGCGACCCTGCCCGTGGCCAACGCAGATCATCCGGCGGATGACCCGGGGTCGGCCCATGCGCGAACCGGTGCCTGGACCAGCCAACATCACCCGGCGGACCGCCCGGAGCGGGCCGACGCGGAACCCGCGCCCGAGGCCGGTACAGATCACGGGGCGGAGGTCGCCGACCCGGCCGATGCGGAGTTCGGTCGCGAATCCGCAGCCGAATCGGCAACCGGGGACATCGCGGCCGATCGAGAGGCCCGCGCGCCGGTCGAGGCGGTAAGCAGCGAGCGCAGGCCGGACGTGACCGGCCCTGATGACGAAACGACAGCCCCCGCCAGCACTGAAGCGGCTGAATCCGACGCCGAGGAGGCGAAGGCCGAAGCCGAAGCGGGAGACGCCATCGAAGCCGGAACCGAGGCGGTGACGGACACGCAAGCCGTGGCTGAGGCGGTGACGGAGACGAACGCCGGAGCCGAGGCGGAGAGCAAGACCGAGGCCGGCGGCCGGCGGCCCCGGACGAAGACGCGCGGCGGCCGGAGGCCGGGGCGCCGGCGCTGACGAGAGCCGTGGCCGGCGGGCGTTACCGTCCCGCGGCGGCGAGGATGTCGGGGACGGAGTCGGTGCGGACGGCGTCGTAGAGGGATTGAGCGGCGGCGTCGTCGGCCAGGACGACGCTCTGGTCACCTACCCGGCCGGTGCCGGTGGTGGGGGTGGTCAGGAAGGTGAGGTTGCCGCCGCGGACATTGCGCATCTGGGTGGCGAGGTCGAGGATCGACAGCGTCTGGTCGACCGAGACCGAGTCGGCGGTGGCCTGGACGAAGTCGTTGATCGCGGCGGGGCTGGAGAGCATGCCGCCGGACGCGGCCCGGTCCAGGATCGCCTTGATGACCTGCTGCTGGTGGCGGATGCGGGCGAAGTCGCCGTCCGGGAACTGGTAGCGCTGGCGGGCGTAGTCGAGTGCGGTGGCGCCGTCCATGTGCATGGTGCCCGCGGTGAACCGCCGGAACGGCTCGTGGATCGACGTGAAGTCCTGCTCCACGTCGATGTCGATGCCGCCGAGCGCGTCCACGATCTGCTGGAACCCGCCGAAGTCGACGAGGACCACGTGGTCGATGCGGACGCCGGTGAAGGATTCCACGGTCTGGACCATCAGCGGGACACCGCCCCACGCGTACGCGGCATTGATCTTCGCGTCGGTGTCGCCGTTGCGGCCGTCGGCGGAGCGGGGCACGTGCACCCAGGTGTCCCGCGGTATCGAGATCAGCTGTGCGCCGGAGCGGTCGGCCGGGAGGTGCGCCACGATGATCGTGTCGCTGCGGGAGCCGGTGGTGTTCTCCGGGTCGCGGGAGTCGCTGCCGAGCAGCAGCAGGTTGAGCGCGTCCACCGCGACCGGCTCCTTGGCCGGGCGCGACTCCTCCGGCACCTCGGTGAACGCGTCGACCTTCTCGATGCTCCGCTCGACCGAGCCGACGTAGAGCGCGGTGGCCGCGGTGGTGCCGCCCGCGATCAGGACCAGCGCCACCAGCGAGATGATCAGGACGCGCCGCCACCGGATGCGCGCGCGACCGCCCGCGGGCGGCGGAGAGTCCGCGGCGACGGCCTCGATGACCTGCGTCGCGTCGTCGTCCACGAGCTTCCCCCGACGTTCCATTCCGCGGATCGTACTGACGCGCACACCCCTCCTGACCAGCCATTTCAGCCGCATTTGGCCGTCCGTCCGGCCCAATCTCACCCACACGAACCGGGCGGGCGCACCCGGACGGCGCGGAAACGGCCGATCGTGCCCACCCACGGACCCGGCAGGGAGGCCGCCCGCGGGAGCATGCCCCTGCTGCCGCCCCTGTACCGGCAGTGCACGCCGAGCTTCCGCCGGAAGCGGGAGATCGGCTTATTGAAGGCCCGTCAGCAGCGCGATCAGGTCGTCCTCGGTGAGCGGCTCGCTCGCGGCGGCGGCCGAGGCGCGCAGGTCCGGGTCGAGGGCGGCGATCTCCGTCCGGAGCATGGCCATCGCGGTCGGGTCGGCGTTGTCCAGGCGGATGCCGCCGCGGGCGGCGAGCCGGTCGGCGCCGGTCAGCAGCGTGACCGCGGCGGCCGGGCGGCCGGTGCGCAGCAGCACCAGCGCGCCGTGTGCCAGGCAGGACAGCACCTGCACGCGGTCGTCCTCCTCGCGGAACCAGGTGATCGCCCGGTGCAGCACCGGGAACGCGGCCTCCGGGTCGTCGACCACCAGCGAGCGGATCAGCAGTTGCGCGGCCAGCCCGCCGTCCCAGCCGTAGCCGTCGCGCTCCGCCTCCTCGATCGCGGCGCGGAGCCGGCGGCGGCCCTCGGCGATCTCGCCCCGGCCGGCCAGCGCGCCGCCGAGCAGCGCCTGCGGCAGTACGCCGTAGCGGGGCTCGCCGACGGTGCGGGACACCTCGATGGACGCGCGGGCGCTGTCGGCGGCGCGGTCGAAGTCGGCGTCCGCGGTCCACAGCATCGCCCGGTAGTAGTGGAGCTGGCCGAGCAGCCGCCGGCCGTCCTCGCCGTCGGGCGCGCCGAGCGCGTCGAAGGCCCCGGTCACGCACCGGCGCACCTCGGCCAGGTCGCCGCCGATCCAGTGCAGGCCCGCGCAGGCGGACAGCGCGCGGGCCCGGACCACGGGCGGCGCGCCGGGCGCCCGGTCCATCGCGGTGGTGAGCAGGCGCAGGCCTTCCGCCGCATGCCCGCCGCGCACCCAGAACCACTCCAGCAGGCCGGCCGTGCGCAGCGCCGCGGCCGGGTCCTCGGCCAGGTCGTGGGTGAGCGCGGCGCGCAGGTTGGGCAGCTCGCGGTTGAGCACCCGGATCGCCCGGGCGGAGCGGCGCCCGCGCAGGTCGGGCACGGTGCGCGCGACCAGCTCGCGGGCCCAGGCCGCGTGTGCGGCGCGACTTCCGGCCGGGTCCGGATCATGGTCTCGGCAGTACGCCCGGATGATCTCCAGCAGGCGGTAGCGGGCCGGCGTGAGCGTGGTGTCCGCGGCCACCACCGAGCGCGAGACCAGCGACGACAGCGCCGCCAGGTCGGAGCCGAGCGCGGCCGCGCCCTCCAGCGTGAAACCGCCCTCGAACGGCCACAGCCGCAGGAACAGCGCGCGGTCGCGGTCCGGCAGCAGGTCCACGCTCCACGCGACCGTGGCCTCCAGCGTGGCGTGCGGCGTGAGCGCGCCGCGCGGCACCCGGCCGAGCGCGGACAGGTGCCGGCCGGACAGCTCGCCCAGGCTCAGCACGCGCGCCCGGGCGGCGGCCAGTTCGAGCGCCAGCGGGATGCCGTCGAGCGCGGACGCCAGCCGGTCGAGCTGCGTGAGGTCGTCGCCGGTGGGCTGCCAGCCGGGGCGGACCGCGGCGATCCGGTCGGTCAGCAGCGTGACCGCGTCCGCGCGGGGCAGCGGGTCGATCGGCAGCAGGCGTTCGCCGTCGACGCCGAGCGCCTCCCGGCTGGTCGCCAGGACGCGCAGGTCCGGGTTGTCGGCGAGGAGCGTGACCGCGAGATCCGCGACCGCGTCCGTCAGGTGCTCGCAGTTGTCCAGCAGGAGCAGGCCGCCGGCGCCGGTGATCCGGGACGGCGTGTCCGCCAGGCCGAGCGCGGCGGCGATCACGGACGGCAGGTCGACCGGCGACCGGACGTCGGCGAGCCGGGCCAGGTACGCGTCGCCGGCCCACTCCAGCGCCAGCCGGGTCTTGCCGGTGCCGCCCGGCCCGACCAGCGTGACCAGCCTGGTTTCGGCCATGGCCGCGGACAGCAGGCCCAGTTCGGTGGCGCGCCCGACGAAGCGGGACAGCGGCCGGCCGGTCCGCGCCGGCTTCGCGGCCAGCAGCAGCGACGGGTCCTGGGCGAGCAGGCGGCGCTCCAGGCTCTGCAGTTCCGCGCCGGGGTCGACGCCGAGGTCGTCGGCGAGCAGCGCGCGCACCTCGCGCAGCGCGGACAGCGCCTCGGCCTGCCGTGCGCTCCGGTAGAGCGCGAGGATCAGCAGTTCCCAGCGGCGTTCCCGGTACGGCTCGTCGCGGACCGCCGGCCGCAGGTCGGTCACGGCCGCGGGCGCGTCGCCGAGGGCCAGCAGCGCCGCGGCGCGCTCCTCGACCGCGGTGGCGCGCAGCTCGGTCAGCCGGCCGCGCTCCGCCTCGGCGAACGCGTCCAGGTCCGGGTACGGCCGGCCGCGCCACAGCCGCAGCGCCGCGTCGAGGTGCCGCAGCGCGTCCCCCGGCCAGGCCGCGGCCAGCCCGCGCTCCACACCGGACCGGAACTCGTCCGCGTCCGAGTCGGCGATCAGCGTGTATCCGCCCGGCCCGCGGGTCAGCGCGCCGGCGCCGAACGCCTTGCGCAGCCGGGACACGTACGCCTGCAACGACGCGGACGGGTTCGCCGGTGGCGTGTCGCCCCAGATCGCCTCGGTCAGCCGGTCCTCGGAGACCGCCTCGCCGCGCGCCGCGATCAGCGCCTCGGTCAGCCGGCGCGGCTGCGGGCCGCCCGGGTCGACGCGGGCGCCGTCGGCGACGATCTCCAGCGGCCCGAGCACCCGGCAGAACAGCACGACGGGCAGCATAGGTCGTTGCAAGTATCCTGCAAGACCGGCCCGGCACGGTGTCCGCATGACAACAACGACCGCCGGCGTCGACACCTGGGAAATGGTCATGGCGCACCGGCTCTACCGCCGCGAGTTCCGCATCCTGCCCGCGATCATCCGCGGCATCCCGGACGGCGACCACACCCGGGCCGCACTGGTCGGTGACCACCTGGACATGGTCACCACCATGCTGCACCACCACCACGAGGCCGAGGACGAGCTGCTCTGGCCGATCATGCTGGACCGGGTCGGGCTGCACGCCGACGTGGTGCACCGGATGGAGTCGCAGCACGAGCGGCTGGAGGGCCTGCTGGACCGGCTCGGCGAGCTGAACGCGCGCTGGCGTGCCACCGCCACGGCGGAGGTCCGGGACGAGCTCGCGGACGTGCTGGCGCAGGCCTCGCCGGCGCTGGACGAGCACCTGGACGACGAGGAGCGGGACCTGCTGCCGCTGGTGCCGCCGCACGTCTCGCAGCAGGAGTGGGACGCGCTCAACGCGCGGGCGCGCGGCGCCGGGCCCAAGGATCTGAGGACCGCGTTCGCCGCGCTGGGCGCGATGCTGGAGGACGCGACGCCGGAGGAACAGCGGCGCTTCCTGGCGGAGCTGCCCCCACCGGTACGGCTGCTGTGGCGCCTGTTCGGCCGGCGCTCCTGGGCCAGGTCCCGGGACGCGGTGCGCCGCGGACGCTAGGCCTGGCGGATCTTCGCCGGCCCGCGGCGTGGCCCAGGCGCGCCCCTAGCCCACCCGCTCCGCGCGCCGCTCCAGCACGTCGGCCGCCGCCCGGTCGAGGTCGCCGTGCAGGTGGCGGGCGGCGCGGGCCAGCACCAGGCCCGCCACGACGGAGGCGGCCGGCGCGACCACCGCGACGGCCGCCTGAGGGCCCCACACCTGCGAGAGCACGCTGATGACCAGCGCGCCGCCGAGCCCGCCGACGACCGACAGGTAGAGCCCGACCAGCCCGAACGCGGTGGCGCGGATCTCCGGAGGGGTCACCGCGGCGACGATGATGCTCAGCGGCACAAGACCGGCGAACGTCATGCCCCCGGCGATCATGCCGACCACCACGTAGGTCGCCACGTTCGGCGCGTAGGCCTGGACGGCGAACCCGGCGCCGAGGACCGCCAGCGCCCCGACCGCCAGGTACAGCGAGGCCACCGGGCTGCGCCGGAACACGCGGTCGCCGTAGACGCCGCCGAGCACCGCGCCGGCCAGCCCGCCCACCGCGGTGACCGCGGTGATCACGCCGCGCGCCCCGGCGCCCTGTCCGAGTTCGTCGCCGAGGATGAGGCTGAGGTAGCTCGGCACCGCGCCCACGCAGAGCCCGAGCGCGCCGAGGGCGATCATCACGAGGTAGAACGTGCGGATCCGCCGCAGCCGCGCGAACGTGGCGCGCAGCGTCACGGGCCGGGCGAGCGGAACCGGCACCGGGTCGTCGCCGAGCAGCGCCTCCCGCTCGACGTGCCCGCGGACCGGCTCGCGCAGGCGCAGCGCGGCCACGCCGAGCAGGATCGCCGGCACCGCCAGCAGGACGAACGCCCACCGCCACGCCTCCTGCCCGGCGGGCACGGCGGCCGCGACGGCCGTGGCCAGCAGCGGGCCGATCACGATGCCCAGCGGTTGCGCGCCGCGGTGCAGGCCGAGCACCCGGCCGCGGCCGGCCGGCGGATAGGCGTCGGTCAGCAGCGAGACCTGGATCGGGCCCTCGTTGGCCTTGCCGGCGCCCGCGCCGATCCGGATCGCGGCCAGCTGCCACAGGCTCTGCGCCAGGCCGAGCAGCGCGGCGGCGACGGCCCAGACGAACGTGCAGACGCCGACGATCACGGTGCGCCGGCGCCGGTCGCCGAGCAGGCCGAGCGGCAGTGCGCCGAGCGCCACCATGACCGCGGCCAGCTGGCCGACCACGACGGTCGCCTCCGAGGTGAGGCCCAGCGTGTCGCGGATGTCGGGTGCGAACACGATGAACATCGCGTTGTCGACGGTGTCCAGCAGCTGCAGCCCGACGAGCACGGCCAGCGTCGCGGGTCCGCCGGTGGACAGGACCTTGCGGAAGGTCATGGTTGGCGCGGTCATCGAGGCCCCCTTGAATCTCTGTGTTGGCTAGCATAGAACAAGTCATGCAACACAGGAACTGATGTGCGTCGAAAAGGGGTTAACTCGTGAGGGAATGGACGGGATCGGTCGCCTTCATCACCGGCGGCGGCCAGGGCATCGGCCTGGGCATCGCGCGGTCACTGGGCCGGCGCGGCGTGCGACTGGCGCTGGCCGACATCGACGAGGCCGCGCTGGCCCGCGCCGCGGACGAGTTGTCGCGGGTGACGACCGTGGAGACGGTACGGCTGGACGTGCGGGACCGGGCCGCGTTCGCGGTGGCGGCCGACCACGTCGAGTCGACGCTCGGGCCGGTGGGCCTGCTGTTCAACAACGCGGGCATCGTGCCGTACTCGCCGGTGGCGGAGCTGCGCTACGAGAAGTGGGACCTGGCGCTCGGCGTCAACCTGACCGGCGTGATCAACGGTGTCCAGACGTTCCTGCCCCGCATGATCGAGCGCGGGGCAGGAGGGTACATCGTGAACACCTCGTCCGGCGCCGGCCTGGTGGCCGACGCGAACGTGCTGTACGCGACCGCGAAATTCGCGGTGGTGGGTCTGTCCGAGTCGCTGCGCGCCGCGGCGAGCCGGTACGACATCGACGTCAGCGTGCTCTGCCCCGGCCCGGTCGACACCGCGATCGTGCGCAACACCGCGACCTCGGACGGGGGCACCGCCATCACGCTGGCCGACGACGTCCGCCCGGGCGTGGAGGAGTTCCTCAGGTCCGGCGCGGACATCGACTCCGTCGGCGAGATGGTGGTCGCGGGCATGGAGGCCCGGTCACTGTGGATCCACACCGGCGACCTGATCCGGCCCTACCTGGAGAAGCGGATGACCGACCTGCTCGCCTCCGTCCCGGCGCCGGCCGGCAAACCCTAGACCCAGAGGTCGGCGAGGTTCTTGTCGATCAGCGTGGCGATCGACTGCAGGCTCTCGCCGAGGTCGAAGCTCTCCGGGTCGATCAGCGCCTGGAGATGGATGCCGACCATCGCGCCGTTGAGGGCCGCCGCGAAGACGCGTTCCCGGCGCGCGGCGGTCTCCGGGTCCACTCCGGCGGGGCGGCGCGCGCGCAGCCAGTCCGCGAGCCCGTCCCGCCGCCGGCCGAGGAACTGCCGGTACTGCTCGCGCACCGCGCCCGTACCGCGGATGGCCTCGGGCAGGATGGTGAACATCAGGGCCGAGTTGCCGGTGCTCAGCAGCGCGGCCGAGTCCTCGAACAGCTCGGTGAGCGGCGGCACGGTCTGATAGCGCTCCGCCGACATCAGGCGCTCGACCGCGCGCTCGACGACCGCCATCACTAGGCCGTTCTTGTTCTTGAAGTGCCAGGGGATCGAGCCGCGGCTGATGCCGGAGCGCTCCGCGATGTCCACGAAGGACGTGCGGTCCAGCCCGCGCTCCGCGAACAACTCCTCGGCCGCGTCCAGGATGCGGCGCCGGCTCTCGTCACCGATCTCGTCGATCCGGCGCCGTCCCT
It encodes:
- a CDS encoding LCP family protein, producing the protein MERRGKLVDDDATQVIEAVAADSPPPAGGRARIRWRRVLIISLVALVLIAGGTTAATALYVGSVERSIEKVDAFTEVPEESRPAKEPVAVDALNLLLLGSDSRDPENTTGSRSDTIIVAHLPADRSGAQLISIPRDTWVHVPRSADGRNGDTDAKINAAYAWGGVPLMVQTVESFTGVRIDHVVLVDFGGFQQIVDALGGIDIDVEQDFTSIHEPFRRFTAGTMHMDGATALDYARQRYQFPDGDFARIRHQQQVIKAILDRAASGGMLSSPAAINDFVQATADSVSVDQTLSILDLATQMRNVRGGNLTFLTTPTTGTGRVGDQSVVLADDAAAQSLYDAVRTDSVPDILAAAGR
- a CDS encoding BTAD domain-containing putative transcriptional regulator, which produces MLFCRVLGPLEIVADGARVDPGGPQPRRLTEALIAARGEAVSEDRLTEAIWGDTPPANPSASLQAYVSRLRKAFGAGALTRGPGGYTLIADSDADEFRSGVERGLAAAWPGDALRHLDAALRLWRGRPYPDLDAFAEAERGRLTELRATAVEERAAALLALGDAPAAVTDLRPAVRDEPYRERRWELLILALYRSARQAEALSALREVRALLADDLGVDPGAELQSLERRLLAQDPSLLLAAKPARTGRPLSRFVGRATELGLLSAAMAETRLVTLVGPGGTGKTRLALEWAGDAYLARLADVRSPVDLPSVIAAALGLADTPSRITGAGGLLLLDNCEHLTDAVADLAVTLLADNPDLRVLATSREALGVDGERLLPIDPLPRADAVTLLTDRIAAVRPGWQPTGDDLTQLDRLASALDGIPLALELAAARARVLSLGELSGRHLSALGRVPRGALTPHATLEATVAWSVDLLPDRDRALFLRLWPFEGGFTLEGAAALGSDLAALSSLVSRSVVAADTTLTPARYRLLEIIRAYCRDHDPDPAGSRAAHAAWARELVARTVPDLRGRRSARAIRVLNRELPNLRAALTHDLAEDPAAALRTAGLLEWFWVRGGHAAEGLRLLTTAMDRAPGAPPVVRARALSACAGLHWIGGDLAEVRRCVTGAFDALGAPDGEDGRRLLGQLHYYRAMLWTADADFDRAADSARASIEVSRTVGEPRYGVLPQALLGGALAGRGEIAEGRRRLRAAIEEAERDGYGWDGGLAAQLLIRSLVVDDPEAAFPVLHRAITWFREEDDRVQVLSCLAHGALVLLRTGRPAAAVTLLTGADRLAARGGIRLDNADPTAMAMLRTEIAALDPDLRASAAAASEPLTEDDLIALLTGLQ
- a CDS encoding hemerythrin domain-containing protein, with product MTTTTAGVDTWEMVMAHRLYRREFRILPAIIRGIPDGDHTRAALVGDHLDMVTTMLHHHHEAEDELLWPIMLDRVGLHADVVHRMESQHERLEGLLDRLGELNARWRATATAEVRDELADVLAQASPALDEHLDDEERDLLPLVPPHVSQQEWDALNARARGAGPKDLRTAFAALGAMLEDATPEEQRRFLAELPPPVRLLWRLFGRRSWARSRDAVRRGR
- a CDS encoding MFS transporter gives rise to the protein MTAPTMTFRKVLSTGGPATLAVLVGLQLLDTVDNAMFIVFAPDIRDTLGLTSEATVVVGQLAAVMVALGALPLGLLGDRRRRTVIVGVCTFVWAVAAALLGLAQSLWQLAAIRIGAGAGKANEGPIQVSLLTDAYPPAGRGRVLGLHRGAQPLGIVIGPLLATAVAAAVPAGQEAWRWAFVLLAVPAILLGVAALRLREPVRGHVEREALLGDDPVPVPLARPVTLRATFARLRRIRTFYLVMIALGALGLCVGAVPSYLSLILGDELGQGAGARGVITAVTAVGGLAGAVLGGVYGDRVFRRSPVASLYLAVGALAVLGAGFAVQAYAPNVATYVVVGMIAGGMTFAGLVPLSIIVAAVTPPEIRATAFGLVGLYLSVVGGLGGALVISVLSQVWGPQAAVAVVAPAASVVAGLVLARAARHLHGDLDRAAADVLERRAERVG
- a CDS encoding SDR family oxidoreductase; this translates as MREWTGSVAFITGGGQGIGLGIARSLGRRGVRLALADIDEAALARAADELSRVTTVETVRLDVRDRAAFAVAADHVESTLGPVGLLFNNAGIVPYSPVAELRYEKWDLALGVNLTGVINGVQTFLPRMIERGAGGYIVNTSSGAGLVADANVLYATAKFAVVGLSESLRAAASRYDIDVSVLCPGPVDTAIVRNTATSDGGTAITLADDVRPGVEEFLRSGADIDSVGEMVVAGMEARSLWIHTGDLIRPYLEKRMTDLLASVPAPAGKP
- a CDS encoding TetR/AcrR family transcriptional regulator, producing MSSQGRRRIDEIGDESRRRILDAAEELFAERGLDRTSFVDIAERSGISRGSIPWHFKNKNGLVMAVVERAVERLMSAERYQTVPPLTELFEDSAALLSTGNSALMFTILPEAIRGTGAVREQYRQFLGRRRDGLADWLRARRPAGVDPETAARRERVFAAALNGAMVGIHLQALIDPESFDLGESLQSIATLIDKNLADLWV